From a region of the Methanolobus tindarius DSM 2278 genome:
- a CDS encoding TATA-box-binding protein: MSDYNIKIENVVASTKLAEEFDLTKIEAEFEGAEYNKQKFPGLVYRVSDPKAAFLVFTSGKVVCTGAKNVDDVHTVIGNMAQKLNDIGIKTIENPEITVQNIVASADLQAVLNLNAIAIGLGLENIEYEPEQFPGLVYRIDDPKVVVLIFSSGKLVVTGGKSPENCEQGVEVVRQQLDSMGLL, translated from the coding sequence ATGTCAGATTACAACATCAAAATTGAAAATGTGGTCGCATCTACCAAGCTTGCTGAGGAGTTCGATCTTACAAAAATAGAAGCTGAATTTGAGGGCGCGGAATATAACAAACAGAAATTCCCCGGTCTTGTCTACCGTGTTTCTGACCCAAAAGCCGCATTTTTGGTCTTCACTTCCGGTAAAGTTGTATGTACCGGTGCAAAGAATGTGGATGATGTTCACACTGTCATAGGCAATATGGCCCAGAAACTTAATGACATTGGCATCAAGACAATCGAGAATCCTGAAATTACAGTTCAGAATATTGTTGCGTCAGCAGACCTTCAGGCAGTCCTGAACCTTAATGCAATTGCAATCGGTCTTGGTCTTGAAAACATTGAATACGAGCCAGAGCAGTTCCCTGGTCTTGTTTACCGCATTGACGATCCTAAGGTCGTTGTACTTATTTTCAGTTCTGGAAAGCTTGTGGTCACCGGCGGCAAATCACCTGAAAATTGTGAGCAGGGTGTTGAGGTCGTAAGACAGCAGCTTGACAGCATGGGTCTGCTTTAA